The sequence TCAAGGATGTTACGAGTGTCACACTCAGTGGCAAGATTCCGCCGCTGGCCTAATGCGCTTCACTATTATGGAATTTATTTCTGATCTAAttctatttaaaaattattatttttatgctCAAATGAAAGCGAGAATCTCCCCGAAGCGTGCACAACTTGAAGTCGCAACAGAAGCTCTCTACCACTACTCTATCTTATGTACAAAATATGTTGaacaaatcaaaaatattatcTTAACTTATTTTCGTTAATGCTGTGGGCTTTGAAAGCTTATTATTAACTAAACTGTCGCTCGCTCATTTGTTATTTATCGCAACAAAACCCAATTCTCAAATATAAAGCAGAAGCTAAATCGCTCTCCAGTCTTTACTTCATTCCgttttaatataattaataatttgtaATATATAATGTATATGAATATTTTTGCATACTGATGGTAACTacaaaggaaaatttattgttattaatAAACTTTTTCTATAACCGACGTACTTTTTTATTGGGATTATTCCCaaagaaaaaatttgtaaattacAAAAAACTTTGTTTCAATGATCATAACAGTTTGAGCATTCAAACTGTCACTGCCCACTATTATAACACAAAATGTCGTCAGCGGAGCAAGTCTTTGAATTGCTGGAACAACTGGAGAAACATGAGGAGGAGTTAGAGCGTTTGGAGCAGGAGCCGACGGAGGAGTCTATTGACAGTCCGGAAGAGCAAGTACGCAAGCTAAAGGAGCAACATTCGCAGATGATGCAGCTCAGCACTCAACGTCGTCACATTTTTGACCAGTTGCAGCTCGAGATTACCCGGTGGTCCCGCTCACAGCAGCCCTCGTTCTTCGGCGAGCACCGCCTCCTCACAGAACTGCGCACAATAAGTCATCGACTAGACAGACTCACCGAAGACTCCACCTGTTCGATTTGCCTGTCTCCCTGGACAGCCGAGAATGGTCATCACCTAGTTGCCCTGCGGTGTGGGCATTTGTTTGGCAGAAACTGCATCCACACGGCCATTAGAAGGTTCCATCGTTGCCCCATCTGCAGGCGCCGGGCCTATCATACCGACGTACGCAGAATCTACGGAAGAGGTTCTGCGACCCAATAACTAAAGAATCCATATTGCCCTGTTTGTTAACGCTTTCCTATGAGTTCGTCTAGATTTTTTTATAACACTATGTTAATTGAAATTTTGAGTAAACATAAAACACATTAAACAACCAATTGGTTCTTGGAATTTAGTGTCAGCGATGGACAAACTATAAATTATTATACTAACAAAAACGCGACAGCGTT is a genomic window of Drosophila suzukii chromosome 2L, CBGP_Dsuzu_IsoJpt1.0, whole genome shotgun sequence containing:
- the LOC108012681 gene encoding E3 ubiquitin-protein ligase rnf8-A, which encodes MSSAEQVFELLEQLEKHEEELERLEQEPTEESIDSPEEQVRKLKEQHSQMMQLSTQRRHIFDQLQLEITRWSRSQQPSFFGEHRLLTELRTISHRLDRLTEDSTCSICLSPWTAENGHHLVALRCGHLFGRNCIHTAIRRFHRCPICRRRAYHTDVRRIYGRGSATQ